One Lytechinus pictus isolate F3 Inbred chromosome 12, Lp3.0, whole genome shotgun sequence genomic region harbors:
- the LOC129272379 gene encoding beta-1,4-galactosyltransferase 7-like encodes MAFRRLSLTRLILFLIVILILLVANLLMRKHCDCYELDQMALKIQGLKQQVGVQEEQLKQRRRQDDDDTEEDNLSWGPHKLAVIVPFRERFEELMEFVPYMHKFLDMQKIRHHIYIVNQMDNFRFNRAALINVGFLHSKESCDYMVMHDVDLLPRNRDLSYHYERIVKGPHHIAAPEIHPRYHYKTFIGGILMLQREHYLEVNGMSNKFWGWGREDDEFYHRLVKVNLDISKPEGIKTGPEDTFYHIHDSKKRKRDMVRIQNQKQEQFKKDLETGVDNIDYKLMSQQTLKIEGSSCTILHVSLKCDKESTPWCEHEAR; translated from the exons ATGGCTTTCAGACGTCTATCTCTCACCAGACTCATCCTCTTCCTCATTGTGATATTAATCTTGCTCGTTGCCAACTTGTTAATGCGGAAACATTGTGACTGCTacgaattagaccaaatggcactCAAGATCCAAGGCTTGAAACAACAGGTCGGGGTCCAAGAAGAACAACTCAAGCAACGCCGGAGACAAGACGATGACGATACTGAAGAAGATAATCTTTCATGGGGACCTCATAAATTGGCGGTCATTGTGCCATTCAGGGAACGTTTTGAGGAACTCATGGAGTTTGTACCGTACATGCACAAGTTTTTAGACATGCAAAAAATTCGGCATCATATCTATATTGTCAATCAGATGGACAATTTTAG ATTCAACAGAGCAGCTTTGATCAATGTAGGTTTCCTGCATAGCAAGGAGTCCTGTGATTACATGGTGATGCACGATGTTGACCTTCTACCTCGTAACCGTGACCTCAGCTACCATTATGAGAGGATTGTCAAAGGTCCTCACCACATAGCAGCACCAGAGATCCATCCAAGATACCATTATAAGACCTTTATAGGAGGTATACTCATGCTTCAGAGAGAACATTATCTAGAG GTGAATGGAATGTCAAACAAATTTTGGGGCTGGGGCAGAGAGGATGATGAATTTTACCATCGACTCGTGAAAGTCAATTTAGAT ATAAGTAAACCAGAAGGAATTAAGACTGGACCGGAAGATACTTTCTATCACATCCATGACAGTAAGAAGAGGAAACGAGATATGGTCAGAATACAAAATCAGAAGCAG GAACAATTTAAGAAGGATCTGGAAACTGGCGTGGACAACATAGATTACAAACTGATGAGCCAGCAGACATTGAAGATTGAGGGATCCAGCTGTACTATACTTCATGTATCTTTAAAATGTGACAAAGAATCAACACCTTGGTGTGAACACGAAGCCAGGTAG